In the genome of Nocardioides seonyuensis, one region contains:
- a CDS encoding PP2C family protein-serine/threonine phosphatase codes for MKTNVGTATAAVASVTLLVLVGFDLTTPHISLVPLYPLSPLIACSVLPPARTAAFAVLVFAIAVLAHPWNDEPDFAQHVVRLVEVFLVSGSAVLVAAVRIHREDRIRRLTTLAEVAQRAVLPVLPAHARRTDIAYRYESATEDAVIGGDLYDCYHSRTHTRFLIGDVRGKGLAAVEQSARVIRAFRQAAGIHPDLEEVVEDMNDYLTGFFDDEEFVTALLLDTTDVTRPRLVCAGHPSPLLVRPDGTSEFLLTVPDLPLGLGDHYRSHPFEWQPGDRLLLYTDGLSEARDSHGAFLDLRELAPLLARGPIEEVLDHALAAVRSHVHRGELSDDAAVILLEHTPTGVEYLPEVGEHDWRSSLPR; via the coding sequence GTGAAGACCAACGTAGGCACCGCCACGGCAGCTGTTGCCAGCGTGACGCTGCTGGTCCTGGTGGGTTTCGACCTCACCACCCCCCACATCTCGTTGGTTCCCCTGTACCCGCTCTCGCCGTTGATCGCGTGCTCCGTGCTTCCACCAGCACGAACGGCCGCGTTCGCCGTCCTCGTGTTCGCGATCGCCGTTCTCGCCCACCCGTGGAACGACGAGCCGGACTTCGCCCAGCACGTGGTCAGGCTCGTCGAGGTGTTCCTGGTGAGCGGGTCCGCAGTGCTGGTGGCCGCGGTGCGCATTCACCGCGAGGACCGCATCAGAAGGCTCACCACGCTCGCGGAGGTGGCGCAGCGTGCCGTCCTGCCCGTCCTGCCCGCACACGCGCGCCGCACCGACATCGCCTACCGCTACGAGTCCGCAACCGAGGACGCGGTCATCGGCGGCGACCTCTACGACTGCTACCACTCCCGCACCCACACCCGCTTCCTCATCGGCGACGTGCGCGGGAAGGGCCTCGCGGCCGTCGAGCAGTCCGCGCGCGTCATCCGCGCCTTCCGTCAGGCCGCCGGCATCCACCCAGACCTCGAAGAGGTCGTGGAGGACATGAACGACTACCTCACCGGGTTCTTCGACGACGAGGAGTTCGTCACCGCGCTGCTGCTCGACACGACCGACGTCACCCGTCCCCGGCTGGTGTGCGCCGGGCATCCGTCCCCGCTGCTGGTGCGCCCGGACGGAACCTCGGAGTTCCTCCTCACCGTGCCCGACCTGCCGCTCGGTCTCGGTGACCACTACCGCAGCCATCCCTTCGAGTGGCAGCCCGGGGACCGGCTGCTGCTCTACACCGACGGATTGAGCGAAGCCCGCGACTCCCACGGCGCCTTCCTGGACCTCCGTGAGCTCGCGCCCCTGCTGGCGCGCGGTCCGATCGAGGAGGTCCTGGACCACGCGCTCGCGGCCGTGCGCTCCCACGTCCACCGTGGGGAGCTGAGCGACGACGCGGCTGTCATCCTGCTCGAGCACACACCCACCGGGGTGGAGTACCTCCCGGAGGTCGGCGAGCACGACTGGCGCTCCTCGCTGCCCCGCTGA
- a CDS encoding NAD(P)H-binding protein codes for MKILVTGATGYVGGRLVPRLLEHGHTVRTTTTGNPDRESPWWGDRVETFVMDVLDPEQVAEACEGIDAVYYLIHGMGGDDFARTDRQAAHNLADAVRAQGVDRVVYLSGIVPDAGDDQLSEHITSRREVEQILSESPATVVVLRAAVLLGSGSTSFEIIRQVSERMPVHTVPTWMDSLVQPIAVVDALEALVGALDYSGPSRHFDVGGPDRLRYGALLDAYTSHVGLQRPTVDVPLLPTALVGTLVGSLTDVPRPTVEALVESLRHDMVAADDDFLALLPTGHRLVGLDEAFRRALAPRTTSPHEADPMGPLPQDPAWADGGDERPALAKVVDAVKDALPST; via the coding sequence TTGAAGATCTTGGTGACCGGCGCGACGGGATACGTCGGCGGGCGGCTCGTGCCACGACTGCTGGAGCACGGCCACACGGTGCGCACGACGACGACCGGCAACCCCGACCGTGAGTCCCCCTGGTGGGGCGACCGGGTCGAGACTTTCGTCATGGACGTGCTCGACCCCGAGCAGGTTGCTGAAGCCTGCGAGGGCATCGACGCGGTGTACTACCTGATCCACGGCATGGGCGGGGACGACTTCGCCCGGACCGACCGCCAGGCGGCCCACAACCTCGCCGACGCGGTGCGCGCCCAAGGGGTCGACCGGGTCGTCTACCTGTCCGGCATCGTCCCCGACGCCGGCGACGACCAGCTGTCCGAGCACATCACCTCCCGGCGCGAGGTCGAGCAGATCCTGAGCGAGTCACCGGCCACCGTGGTGGTCCTTCGTGCCGCGGTCCTCCTGGGCAGCGGCTCGACGTCGTTCGAGATCATCCGGCAGGTGAGCGAGCGCATGCCGGTGCACACAGTCCCCACCTGGATGGACTCCCTGGTGCAGCCGATCGCCGTCGTCGACGCGCTCGAGGCCCTGGTCGGTGCACTCGACTACTCCGGCCCTTCGCGCCACTTCGACGTGGGTGGACCCGACCGGCTCCGCTACGGCGCGCTGCTCGACGCCTACACCTCACATGTCGGACTGCAGCGTCCCACGGTCGACGTACCTCTCCTGCCGACCGCACTCGTCGGGACCCTGGTGGGGAGCCTCACCGACGTCCCCCGCCCCACGGTCGAGGCACTCGTGGAGAGCCTGCGCCATGACATGGTCGCAGCGGACGACGACTTCCTGGCGCTGTTGCCGACCGGGCACCGCCTGGTGGGGCTCGACGAGGCGTTCCGCCGCGCCCTGGCCCCGCGTACGACGAGCCCGCACGAGGCCGACCCGATGGGGCCGTTGCCGCAGGACCCGGCGTGGGCGGACGGGGGCGACGAGCGACCCGCCCTGGCCAAGGTGGTCGACGCCGTGAAGGACGCGCTGCCCTCGACGTGA